GCGCCGCGCCGGCCGCGGCGACGGCCACCTCCTCGGCGTACCGCCGCAGGTCCGCCGCCTCGACGGCGGCCAGTTCCCGGGCCGTGGGCGCACGGGACTCCTCGTTGGTCGGCCGGTCCCGCTCGGGGCGGGCGATCAGCACGGTGAGCACGGTCAGGGCCAGCAGGAGCAGTGCCGACCAGATGGCGGCGGCCTGCGGAACCTCGGTCAGGAACCGGTAGAGGACGGTATCCATGATCGGCACCTCCGGGGGGGGGGGGGGGGGGGGGGGGAAGATCGCTGCGGTGGGAAGCCGCACGGCCGACCCGGGCCGGGACCATCGTGGCGGGCCACGGTCCGGCGGGCGGGTGTGCGGAAGTAAGTGATCGACAGGCGTGGTGGGACGTCGTCCCGGTGGCTCAGAGCCGCGGCGGGGCCCGGGACGCCCGGGTGGCCGGATCGGCGGTGCGCGGCGATCGACGCGGACCGGTCCCGACCGCGGAGGCACCGGCCTCCGCCCGCACGGCGGCCTCGACTGCGGGTGCCGCCGGGGGCGCGTCCAGCGAGATCGGCGAAGCGGTGTGGTCGACGACGACCGGAGTCGCCAACTCGGCGGCGCCCGCGGGGGCGACCCATCCGGACGACGAGGAGCCCGAGGACACCGCCGAGGCTGGCGGGGCGGCCGACGCGGGTGACGCGCCCGAGCCGACGGCCAGGGCGGCGACCACGGCGAGGCTGGTCAGTATCCGGGTCGCCCAGCGCGCCACCCACCACAGCGGACAGGTGAGCGCGACGGGAGGCACGTCCCCACGCTACCCGCGGTGCCGACCGAGCGCATCGACGCCGGGCGTGTCGGAAACCGCCGCGCCGCCGGATCCGACCAGCGTGGACGCTCGTCGAGGACGTCGAGCGGCGGGCCGCTCAGCGGTCGGCGTACGCCGATCGGCGCTCGGTGTCGGCCGCCCCGCGCCGCTGGCGCGGCAGGACCGGAGCGGACCCGGCGTCGGCGGTCTCGGCGCGGCCGGACCCGGCCTCGACCGGCGGACGGCGGCGGCGCGCCCACCGGCGCATCATCGGCGTCTCCACGTATCGGTGCAGCAGCCCGGCGAGGAGCAGCGTCACCAGCAGGAAGCCGACCACCACCGCGGGACCCCGCCAGCCGGTGAACCCGCCGCCCCAGTCCCCGGTCCAGCGCAGCACTGTGGTCATCACCAGGACGTGCACCAGATAGAAGGAGAACGACACCTCCCCCAGCCACACCAGCGGGCGCGAACGCCACGGTGAGCGCCGGCCGCGCACGTCAGCGTCCGCGGCAGCGGTGATGACCAGCAGGTACGCCACCGCGAGCAGGGTGGTCCACAGCTCGGCGCGGATCCACTGCGCGGCGACCACCCAGGTGACCACGAAGATCACGCTGGCACCGGCCAGCCCGGGTCCCCGCCAACTGCCCCGACGCATCAGCTCGGCCGCCGCCGCGCCCATCCAGAACTCCAGCGACCGCACCGGCGGGAAGATCTGGGTGAACCACCACCGGCTGGCCTCCGGTACCAGGGCCTGGGCCGGCCAGAGCGCGAGGATCAGCAGCGGCACCGCGACGACCAGCGCCCAGAGCAGCGCCGGCCGGGCCCGGCGCAGCAGCGGCAGCGCCAACGGCAGGCAGAGGTAGAAGAAGAACTCGCAGGACAGCGACCAGCTCACCGTGTTGACGCTGTAGAACCAGCCGGGCCTCGGGTCCCAGGCCTGAAGCAGCAGCAGGTTCTCCACAGCGGCGAGCGGGGAGATCGGGTCGGCGAACCAGAGGGCGACCAGCAGCGCGGTTGCCCAGAGCACCAGGTGGTTCGGGTAGATCTTGACGACCCGCCGGCGCCAGAAGTCACGCCGACGCTGACCGGGCCGGGCCGACCAGACCAGCACGAAACCGCTGAGGATGAAGAAGAACTGCACGCCGGACAGGCCCAGGGTGAACAGCGCGTCGACCACTGCCCGGTAGTCGGGCTCGGCGACGATCCGCATGGTCCCGGCATGGAAGCCGAACACGAGCAACGCGGCGATCCACCGCAGCCCGGTCAGCGAGGGCAGCCGGTC
Above is a window of Micromonospora coriariae DNA encoding:
- a CDS encoding acyltransferase family protein, coding for MTVPAPAGRAAPSADLADRLPSLTGLRWIAALLVFGFHAGTMRIVAEPDYRAVVDALFTLGLSGVQFFFILSGFVLVWSARPGQRRRDFWRRRVVKIYPNHLVLWATALLVALWFADPISPLAAVENLLLLQAWDPRPGWFYSVNTVSWSLSCEFFFYLCLPLALPLLRRARPALLWALVVAVPLLILALWPAQALVPEASRWWFTQIFPPVRSLEFWMGAAAAELMRRGSWRGPGLAGASVIFVVTWVVAAQWIRAELWTTLLAVAYLLVITAAADADVRGRRSPWRSRPLVWLGEVSFSFYLVHVLVMTTVLRWTGDWGGGFTGWRGPAVVVGFLLVTLLLAGLLHRYVETPMMRRWARRRRPPVEAGSGRAETADAGSAPVLPRQRRGAADTERRSAYADR